In Paracoccus aminophilus JCM 7686, a single window of DNA contains:
- a CDS encoding VOC family protein, with amino-acid sequence MTTGIHHVTLITRKVQANVDFYAGFLGLRLVKQTGGYEDAEQLHLFYGDQLGSPGSLVTFLVWEDGAPGRTGHGQVGEIALAVPADSIGTWLTRAMSAHVPVEGPSHEFGETVLRLHDPDGVIVKLVGVDLPAAAPLPDPIAPTRVRAVTILTETPEETAEFAARFGYAPQNSEGNTRRLVSDSDVLDIRNVKGYFPSIPGTGIFDHVAFRAPDVEAVRQMRLSFKNHPTVTPVHDRKYFLSLYVREPGGTLIEYATDGPGFTVDEAAEHLGETLFLPPDSWKREADLRVLMPQFARPGAPRRPARDLPFVHRFYEPEAPDGSVLLLLHGSGGNETDLLAMAHRIAPHATLLGLRGRSVEEGHPRWFRRLDTGGYDQDDIRAEAEAFAAFLEGAARSYGIDLSQLTVLGYSNGANFANAVMALHPGLIRRAILMRSIAPLDDLPEVSLAGAEVLMLTGTEDAFSEGAPRLADWLTASGAALEAENLATGHGLGALDEQHARDWLERHPPEVEAPLVFS; translated from the coding sequence ATGACCACCGGCATCCATCATGTGACCCTGATCACCCGCAAGGTTCAGGCCAATGTCGATTTCTATGCGGGCTTTTTGGGCCTGCGGCTGGTCAAGCAGACCGGCGGTTATGAAGATGCCGAGCAATTGCATCTCTTCTATGGCGACCAGCTGGGCAGCCCGGGCTCTCTCGTGACCTTTCTGGTCTGGGAGGACGGCGCGCCCGGGCGGACTGGCCATGGTCAGGTCGGCGAGATCGCGCTGGCCGTGCCCGCCGACAGCATCGGCACCTGGCTCACCCGCGCGATGAGCGCCCATGTCCCGGTCGAAGGCCCGAGCCATGAATTCGGCGAGACCGTGCTGCGTCTTCACGACCCCGATGGGGTGATCGTCAAGCTGGTGGGCGTCGATCTGCCTGCCGCGGCGCCTCTGCCCGATCCGATCGCGCCGACGCGGGTGCGGGCGGTGACGATCCTGACCGAAACCCCCGAGGAAACCGCGGAATTCGCCGCGCGCTTTGGCTATGCGCCGCAAAACAGCGAGGGCAATACCCGGCGTCTGGTCTCGGACAGCGATGTGCTCGATATCCGCAATGTGAAGGGCTACTTTCCCTCGATCCCCGGCACCGGGATTTTCGATCACGTCGCCTTCCGCGCCCCGGATGTCGAGGCGGTGCGGCAGATGCGGCTCTCCTTCAAGAACCACCCGACCGTCACCCCGGTCCATGATCGCAAATATTTCCTCTCGCTCTATGTGCGCGAGCCCGGCGGCACGCTGATCGAATATGCGACCGATGGGCCGGGTTTCACCGTGGACGAAGCGGCCGAGCATCTGGGCGAGACCCTGTTCCTGCCGCCCGACAGCTGGAAGCGTGAGGCCGATCTGCGCGTCCTCATGCCGCAATTCGCCCGACCGGGCGCGCCGCGCCGGCCTGCGCGTGATCTGCCATTCGTGCACCGGTTCTACGAGCCCGAGGCACCGGATGGCTCGGTCCTGCTTTTGTTGCACGGCAGCGGTGGCAATGAGACCGATCTTCTGGCGATGGCCCATCGCATCGCGCCCCATGCGACGCTTTTGGGTCTGCGCGGGCGCTCGGTCGAAGAGGGCCATCCGCGCTGGTTCCGCCGCCTTGATACGGGCGGCTACGATCAGGACGATATCCGCGCCGAGGCCGAGGCTTTCGCAGCTTTTCTGGAGGGGGCGGCCCGGTCTTATGGGATCGATCTGAGCCAGCTCACCGTGCTTGGCTATTCGAATGGCGCGAATTTCGCCAATGCGGTCATGGCGCTGCATCCCGGCTTGATCCGGCGCGCGATCCTGATGCGCAGCATCGCGCCGCTCGACGATCTGCCCGAGGTTTCTTTGGCGGGAGCCGAGGTGCTGATGCTGACCGGAACCGAGGATGCTTTCAGCGAGGGTGCGCCCCGGCTTGCCGATTGGCTGACCGCCTCGGGCGCGGCGCTTGAGGCGGAAAACCTCGCGACCGGTCACGGCCTTGGCGCGCTGGACGAGCAGCATGCGCGAGACTGGCTTGAGCGGCACCCACCTGAAGTCGAAGCGCCGCTGGTCTTCAGCTGA